Below is a window of Sceloporus undulatus isolate JIND9_A2432 ecotype Alabama chromosome 9, SceUnd_v1.1, whole genome shotgun sequence DNA.
TTCAGGTGTGCAGCTCCAATAGGAGCACAAGCCTCGAACCATCGAAACTAAACACAAATCCCAACCTCGTTCCTACGAATTAACACTCCAGTCTGCAAGAACTAGAAACAACATTGCTGGACAAGACTAATGAAAGCTCAGATAATAGTCCCAAAATGTGTGAACTGAGTGTGCGACTGTGGTTTGTCACCTCCGCAGGAGAACACAAAAGCAATCCTGCTGTATTGTTTGCAGATAATATTTACTTTGTCACGTGTTTAATACTCGTTTTTCTTTTGCTGTCACATTGGGCAATCCCTGGCCAGACAAACAAGTCTAGctctaaaaggaaggaaggaatgtaaGTAAACTCTCCAAAACCCAGAGCTTGAGAAGAACTCCTTCTTTGGATGAGATTTCtcaggggattctgagagttgtagtccaaagagggGACTTTTCCCAATGTCTGCCATCGCTTTTTCTGTCATCTGACACGCTTTCACCCATTCCCTTGAAGGAGCCCAAAGAAAACTCAattacagttatccctccatattcgctagggttaggggaacaagacccctgtgaatatggaaaaaccgcaaataacaaaaacactgtctttacctctctagaaatctctaggttctccagtgcaactctgtggtcaatgtccaacatacactgaccatagaatggcactggagtagctacaaatggtctttcagtacaacttttagttaaagttgaccacagagttgcactggaggacccagacagtcctagagagaacatattaatgaaattcatgaataatcaaatccgcaaatatcaaagtcgCAAATATGTAGGGATGACTGTACTTACTATTTTTGAGCTCTGCTCTCTTGTTTTGTAACAGTGAAGAAAAGGCAGAGAAGGGTGTCCTTACTCCAAGCATGCCCCCAAAGTCGTGGATAAAAGTATCCCATCGTGTCCGTTCCCATCTCTCTCTACCATCCAAGaactagaaaaacaaaaacaaaaacattttgcaagAACAAAAAAGGCAGGACAATcccaaaagaataaaataaaatatgtcacTAACCATCTCAGGGAATTGGAGAGGACTCGCTTCTGCTCCTGTGAGCTTTGTGACTCAGGGAATGAATGAAGAGActgaaaataaaagtattttcaCTAACACatattcttcctctctcttttggaGCCCAGTAAAGTTGTTGAGAAATCCAACAATGGtgggaggcatataaataaatataaaacggTATGAGGATGAGATTGGCAGGACTTTAATCCGTGCCATGCGCAATGCACCCTTGGCTACCACAGCCTTTCAGCCTCAACACACCATATACATTTGACTACAAGtcaacctcacgtataagtctagggcaggttttggggggcaaaattatggattttgatatgacccttggataagtcgagggtaaaacttggggtaCATGCGACAAAGGCTCAAAGCAAAGGTAAACAATGCCAAAGACCATACAAAATTATGGCAGCCATAACTCTTTTGGCTCACGCTAAAAGATGGATAGAAGAGAGAGTAGAgcgaggtcagtgcttccaggacagaatgcattcttgcctttcactcatttttaataagagttaaaatatagtattgacactgacccatgtataagtcaatttAGATtttgggagtcaattttttgaccaaaatttctagacttgtacatgagtatatacagtaataaatgTTCTCACCATCAGGAGACGAAGAGgcaaagacacacatacacacggaGGCAAGTGTTGATGGAACGCCTTGTTTTAATCACAGTTTTTGGGAAGTATAAGCAGCGCCGGAGGATCCGGAACAAGAAGATCAGAAAGGGATCAGATCGAGCCAGGAGGATATACACAAAAGTTGTATCAACTCACATTTTCTCCCATTCTTCCCTGACCTGCTGAAAAAAAAGGCTTTGAAAGCGGAAGGGTTAAAAAAAGATCCCATTTTAATCAGTTTAATGTAAGCCTTTCCCCCTCCTGGGGCTACCACACTCAAAAAATATCTATTCTGGGGTTGCAAGAAGTTTCTTTTCAGCTTTTTggggagacagacagacaagggACCCTTCCGtattgcacagttatagcactacgatTCTGCTTCCGCTTCCCTATTTCCCTTTCTCtgcaaccctgggatttgcagtgtaagGAGGAGTACTTAAAATCCTCTAACAACTTGCcaaactgcaaactccaggaCTGTACAGTTGCGGTGGGATCatggcactataattgtgcaatgcGGAAGGGGAAAAGGGACACAAAACGAGATGGGAAAGAAAGCACTTAAggcaataaatataaatattagggGACGGGGGAAAACAGGGACAGAAACCAAGGGACGTAAGAGCCGAACAAAAGAAGTCTCTCAAAATACGCATGGAAGGGGTTTTTCCCAACTGGGGGTCCAAGCCGTTATGGTCAGCTGGACCCTGATATTTCTGACACAGTGTTATCTTCTGCAGTGTCCTCTTTATGGGAAAAGGTAACATCCTGCGCCATCGCCACATTTCTTGCAGAGGGACACCTACTCCTTGGGGAGGGGAGCTGGGGGTCCAAAGAGGAAGAACCCTCAAAAACAGCAGTCAGACTTTAACCGAAAGAAGTcccagagagggagaagagggaatAACCGGCAGGTGGGACGGCTGGACAGCGGAGAAAGCCCCCTCAGAGCTTGAAGATCTCGTCCTCTTGGTCGCGGATGGCATCTGCGCGGGCGATTTTGGTGAGCGGGACGGGGCCCAGGGTGGCCCTTAGCTGGGTGCGTGGAGAAGGCTCGTTCTGATAGGAGGAAGAGGGCAGCGTGTCGCGATGCCGTTCTGGATCGTCCCCAGAAGTCctgaaatggaggaagaggaaaagaggcaAAGGTCAGGTTTTAGGTATCTGGGAACCGGCCCTTAATCCTAGCAGCCTGGCTTTGGGAAAACATAACCTAGTTTCCATGTAGGCCAGTTTCCTGTTTCCAAGACAGGTCAGCCCAAAGTTTCATGGTGACCAAGCAtcgtccttttccaggacatttcaacctcctgtctaggaggaattccaaaataatcGTCTATTTTagtaactttttttgggggggataacTACCACTGTCCTCAAAAATCACTTTTCTGAGATCAGACAAGTCAGCCAAGCTGCATATAAAAGCCAGAAAGAGAGTAAACCCTGGAAGGGTTGCGGCAGGTTCCCCCAACAGGTCAACCCTTCAAGGGCAATTATTTTGAAACCCAGACACTTGCTAAATACATGCGCACCAACGCCATGCAGGCCTTCTGTCGAAATCTGCCAAAAGCAGAAGGAACTTCGGACCACGCACAGGAAATAAAGTTTTTGGGTTTGTGGGTCGATGGGGCGACGTTGTGGCCGCGCCGTCCTCTGGTGGCTGCGATATGAAACTGCAAGACATCCTCCCCCAGCgttttaaaaaacctctttagatatatattttattttttttaaaagagggtatAGAAGCATCCAAGGATTGCAGGAGCTGTGATTTCCTAGGCTGAGACCTACAACCTTGTAGACCAGCAACATATGAGCATGCACAAAgtgcttttattttatatcatttgtCTAACTGGCTGCTAAATTCCATCTCCAAGCACAGGGAAAAAAACCAATTCAGCATTCCAATTCAGGAGTGGATGCAGGAGGGACTATGGCTCCCATCATccgcctacaaatgcctagagaagtgttttctctaggaatctctaagacctccagtgcaactctatggtcaataacCAGCacatgttgaccataaagtcatgACAAAGGACTTataaatgtctagagaagtgttttctctaggaatgtctaggttccccagcatgactctatggtcaacttcgggcagatttgtgctggagggcctagaaattCATAGAGCGAACATATCAATTGAAACCATGaatagtcaaagccacaaatgtggagggtcaactctTATTAATTTGTTCCCCTTACGCAGCTTGGCTACTTGGCCTGAGCCACCTAAACCTAGGCAGCATCACCACAAGAACCCCTGCGACTGTAAGTGGGGATTTGCAAGCAGGGATGGTGGGGCGAAACGAGGGACACTCACGCAGCCTCCCCTTCCCGCAGCTTCTTGGTGGCGGCCTGCTTCGACCGGCGGATCTCAGAGTCCAACTTGAAGAGGAAGTCCGTGGCCGAGAGGTCGTGTTTGGGGACGCTGCCTGAGGCCCCGTTTTTCCGCGGATGCTTCTGCTTCTTGGTGGTCTCAGGGTGGCTGAAAATGGCCTCCTCTTCCACTTTCGCACCCATCACTGCcatctcttctccctccttctcgtCCTCTTCCTCGTCCAGGTTCAACCCGTTCGACAAGGTTGCGGGTTCAACCGGCACCGGGATGTAGAGTGTCTTCTTCAGGAAAATGGAGTCGTTGGTGTAGAGCCGGTTGGCCCTCTTGATCTGCTCGGTCTGGAAGGGGATCGGAAAGGCGGTTAAAGCAATCTCCCAGGGTCTTAACTATTTTATTCCAAAAAGTCATATTCATTGGACAAATCATGGAGGGAAAGCTACACAAAAGTGGGGAGGATCAGCGGAAATTGGGGCAAGAAGTGTTGCATCAGTATGATTCTAGTACCATATAGtaccatatttgctggggttaggggctcaGGACCCCAGTGAAAGTCCTTCACATGGGTAATGGTGTCTGGgactaatgggagctgcagtccaacacactTCTGGACGACCACATGGATGACAGTCGTGGCCTAGTCCCATCTCTTTGATTGGAGTGGGCCATTTGTGGTCCTCCATAAGCTGCTTGTCTACAGATCCCATCATTtcacataccaaaatatgattttaGAATAATGAACCAGGAATGTACCCAATGCCCCCCACGGACGTAGACTCACCGTGACCCCGTACTTGACCGCCAGCCCTTGGAGAGTGTCCCCGGGTTCGAGGCGGTGCTCTATGCGTCTCTCCCGCACCGGCGAGCTCACCGTCGTCACCAGGCTGCCATAGGATCGGGTCCGGCTCCCTTGTAGCAAGCCGGCCCCACCGGGGGACCCTTGCTTGGAAGGAGAAGACATCCCTTCCACGATCCCCCCCAAAAGACCACCACTCCAAAAAGTCACCCCAAAGGAAGGCTGCTATTGGGATCCCACGTCTGCCACTTATTGGGATCCCTCTTCTTGGTCCCAATCTTTGCAATCAAGTGAGGGCCATTAACCCCCCAAAAGACCACTACCCCAAAAGAGTCACCCCAAAGAACTTAGCTACAAGGGACACTGCTATTGAGATCCTACTTCTTGCCACCAATCTTTGCAATCATGGAGGGGCCATATTAAGAGCCCCCCAAAATAAAGACTACCACCCCTTAAAAAGTCACCCCAAATCCCCCTATGTCCCACTAGAAAGGCTGCTACTGTGACCTCACTCCTTCCACTAATGTTGATCCCACTTCTTGCCCTCAATCTTTGCAATTAAGTAGAGTCCATTTCAAAGGGCTGACACCCCCATCCCACCCCTCCAAAAAGATCTAGCCCCTTGCAAACCTTGCAAACCAAGATGTAACCTCCTTTGCCCCCTCCAGCTTTGACCTCCAGCCCCCCAAACACCTGTCACCCCAATTCATGCAAAATCCTCCATTGCAAAACCTGCTCTTTTAGGGGGACTCAAAAACCTATGACCCCAAAATCtgacacccccccctccccccccccttctaaatGCTTCTGATTCGCTTGGGCTTCTCCCTCCTTAGATCcagggctatatatatatatatatatatattaaaattgcCAATTGCCAATTGCCAATTGCAAATGCCAATTGCTTCCCAAAGCCCCCTATTGACCTGGCCAAGAAAAGGCAGAGCAACAGCCTCAGAATCTTCTTTCAGGGGCAGTTTAACCGAATCCAGCCTTTAACCGCCTCAAGCCCCGCCCTCCCTGCCGCGCAAAacctcctgggaactgtagtttatctgCAACAATAATGCTTGCAAACTAGCCCCAGCAGGTTTTGCAAGGGAAGCTCAGCACACAGCcttgaattattattgttattatcattttgcaatgtaattattatttttttgcaacgTTGATTAATTTGCAATGTTCAATGTTCAGTTTGGGCAATGTAGTCCTTGCAACAAATgcatttggggaattgtagtccttGCAAAGCTTGTTGGGAAGTGGAGGCTTGAATTTGGGGCAGGGCCTGGGTGCGGggtgcatgctgggaattgcagtcctgGGATTTTCATTTTGCAATGCCAAAGGGGAAGCATTAAGTGTCCCCtgtttttgcagtgtttgggattttgggggTCTTGGAGCATGTCTTTCAAGAGGGAAGGAGACGATCCCAGTCAACTCAATGTCTTGAAGGTCAGTGAGAAAGTGGGGGGCTCATTTTGGGGGGGTTCCCAGCCGCATCAGATGCATTATCCCATTGCATTGGGGTCCCTTCCTTTGCAGAGATGCATGTTGCACCCCCAAAATGCAAGCCTTGCTCTCCCTTTTGTCCCTTTGGCACACAAAGCAAGGCACTCTACACATGCTCTCCTCCCTGAGCATCATGCCCATGCTCCTTCCCTTTCTGCAAATGCTGCCCATGCTAGAGCcatctgcacatgctcaggggtGCCCTGGGTCCCCAAAAATGGTCCCCCTTGAAGTGACattttttgctttctggtggttcaatgcacacaaataatgtttcatgcacaaaagctATTGAcaaatgccatatatatatagaatagTTTGTGtcatttgattgttttaataatggGATGTTATTTTTTGCTGTTATAAGGGATTTTAATTGggatttatttttactgtttgtatTTTTACTACTATTGTACACTGCCTCAATCCTGatggaaaggccagatataaataatttattattattattattattattattattattatataacattaCCTTCAAGTTATGTCCACCCagactttgttttgtgcacataattatttgtttcgtgcacaaaatatatgaatttcatgcttagatTTTGCATCCCGTCTCCAAGATTTCTCGTGATGCATATTGCAATTATTATAAAACCCAAAAGACTTCTGGTTCCCAAGGATATAGGTTAATAAGGGAGACTCTCAACCTGTATATAAATTAAACCATATACCAATAGGAGAACAAGTGTTGTTAAGGCTAAAATAAATGCCCCCGAAGTGTGCCAGGTTTGCAGTTTCACAAAACTCACATTATTGAACCAAGCGATGCAAACAAGGACCAATTTATCTGATTTTAATCCCATTTTCATTGACACTTTTGTTGGTTTTTAATTGCACTGGGCTTTTAGACCATAAGCCGCTTTTTAAACCCAATTTTGGGGTGAAACCGaggtgaaaataaataaaattattattatcattatcatcattggATGCTTAAGAAAGGCTGACTCTCATTGCTTGAGCAAAAACAtctgtgtttttattcttttcccttccacttaattaaattaaattaaatctacttattttattatttcgctccttccttctcttttcctgccCCAGAAAAGAAGAGTTGCGGATCTTTTGGCGCATTATATTCCCGAAGACGAAGCCTTGCTCCTGAGGGATGGCAGGTCAGAGACAAATTGCGTGACTGCTAACACAGATGGACCGTCCGCACTGctatattcatatatttatattgatatgtattatatttattataatatataaaggttgtgctataattgtgtcgtGCGGAAGGGCCCAGGGATAGATGGATACCGTCGTCATCATCATTGCAACATCATCGTCCCGAAAGTGTTCCACTTCACTTGTCTATCTTGATATGCaatattcatttattcttttaagAACCCATTTTTGCACCCAAAAGTGATTTATTCCTAATACATGAAATTACAAACAGTGATTACTGTGGATGATATGATTAACAATCCTTGCTGCTAATGCAATTGGGGCTAtttatattatcattatcattatttatttaccaGAATTTAACCtctcttttctgccttttttctggggaagcccaaagccacactccaggtgtgtaggactccaactcccatcattccaaaCAGTGTTGGGATCCTGATAAAAAATGGCAAGACTGTACCATAGCAATGCAGAGAAATATTCCATCTTCCCAACTGGGTACTGAGTTCTAATCTCGATGCCTTTTGTTCCTTCCAACTCTTTCGCAGATACGCTTGCACAGTCTGCTTCCACAGGCCGGTCTTCGACACTCTTGACATGCTCACGGTCCACCGTTCTGGAAAGAAACATCTCATGAGTAAGTTGGTCAACGTTTGGGTTCAAACCTCCATTTTGTACAAGGGCGTCTGTTCCCAAATATATGTCTTCTGGGGgcgatgggagttgtaatccagcccAGCgtttgggagctggagtccaagacAATAAATTCCCCAATCTTTGAATTGCTGAAACTAGCTAACAAATTTATCTGGCAGTTGCATGTTGTTCTTAAAGCTGCACTGCTTTTTGGAAAAGCAAAATGGTTTTGTTTGCTCTCATAACCCAAAAGTAAGATGGactcattttgcagatgaaaaagaTGGAGNNNNNNNNNNtctatctatctatctatctatctatctatctatctatctatctatctatctatctatcttctcaAAGCTGGCTGGAGCATGCCACAGCCAGCCAAAGACTTGAACTTTTTAATTCTCTCCTTGTCTTTATAACAAGGTTTGCAGAAGTTTTATGGGAAGAAACGTTCCCTTGAGAGCGAAGTTGAGAAGCGCCAACACCAGGCATACCTAGAAGCAGAAGGATCGGGAACACAGGTAAATctgggcagctttggggcagGAAGAACTCCCCCCCAAATGTATTGAATGTCCAAAATTTCCAAAATTCAGACTGCATTGCTCACCGTTGGCCGCAATGGCCGGTGGATGCTGGGTCTTACAACTCAGCCACAACTGAAAGGGCTGCGTTTTGCCCACTAGAGAGCACCTGTTCTACGGACTTTTCCCTAccatcttttctttaaaacatgGGGAAATATAGCCATGATCTCCGCTATAAAATTTACCACCTTTAGCCCTACTGAATTTCACCCTTCGACATTGCACTATAACTCccatgttttcttcttctctagGCAACGCCGGGCCCTGCTCCATTACTTGCCGCCACCAGGAAAATTACCCAGAACGCTTTGCTGAAAGCCGCCCCGTATAACAGCTGCTGTCGGCGCAACAGGTGACACGAGCGTCTGTGGAAAACGGGGTGTCCGTTTTGCGGGAATGGCTTTACATTGTTGTAGCTTTTTCTCTGTGGAAGCTGCTTTTTGGAAAGCAT
It encodes the following:
- the LYSMD1 gene encoding lysM and putative peptidoglycan-binding domain-containing protein 1; the encoded protein is MSSPSKQGSPGGAGLLQGSRTRSYGSLVTTVSSPVRERRIEHRLEPGDTLQGLAVKYGVTTEQIKRANRLYTNDSIFLKKTLYIPVPVEPATLSNGLNLDEEEDEKEGEEMAVMGAKVEEEAIFSHPETTKKQKHPRKNGASGSVPKHDLSATDFLFKLDSEIRRSKQAATKKLREGEAATSGDDPERHRDTLPSSSYQNEPSPRTQLRATLGPVPLTKIARADAIRDQEDEIFKL
- the SCNM1 gene encoding sodium channel modifier 1, whose protein sequence is MSFKREGDDPSQLNVLKKRRVADLLAHYIPEDEALLLRDGRYACTVCFHRPVFDTLDMLTVHRSGKKHLMSLQKFYGKKRSLESEVEKRQHQAYLEAEGSGTQATPGPAPLLAATRKITQNALLKAAPYNSCCRRNREVGVEPGTSRMGASSQPTERDAMLKAKNVPMKGNNVPAGLETTQTVHLPGSGIKRTDSPKDPPLGKEGSHEEKASSLGTSSTKSTELTPEKRRTLEHYLKLKSSGWVQDGSGKWVKDENAEFDSDEEEPPPLTPL